The window ctatccTACagtccactgtgtgtgtgtgcgtgtgtcggGGGGCGTTCGGAAATACACTCACCTGTGCACTACGGTGTGCTCAGAGAGAAAGAGTGCGCTTCCCTCCCATTACCGAAAGCAGGCAGCACTGGTGCACCGGGTCTCCAGTCGGAGCGTCGAGTGCGCGCACCAGCAATCCGTTTTTAGGTGTAATGTCATTTACCGAATAGTAAATTAGAACGCAGTGGCTTTCCGAACGTTCCGGTGAAACAGTGCACGCTCGGAAGCAATACCGAACGCACCCATGTCTTGAACGTCTTTATTTTGTGATAGTGGGAGACGTTGCTGCACCTTCTACACACAGCAACGGTTCACAATTTCGCTAATTCGGCCGGTTAAATATGGCAATAAGTCAGAGAGACCACTGCGACAAAGTACGTCATGTATTTTGAGTAGTTCAAACCCCGTCGGCTCGAAAATGGCGGCTACGCCGGTAGTGACGTCAGAGGCAACGCAACGTGCACGTCGGAAACAAATTGTAAACGGACCAGAGACGTTAACATAACTCCAGTGGTGAACTTCCAATCTGGGTCATCTTGAATCTTAATTATTTCGGTTGGCTTATAAATCAAGACTCTGTTTAAACTGATATGGACCGAAGTAGATCCCCGAAAAGAAACAGTAAAGtggagaaaaatgacaaagaaaagaagaaacgaAGATCTCGGgcttcgtcgtcgtcgtcttccAGCAGCAGAAGTCGGAGCAAATCGAAGAAAAAGTCCCATAAAAGTCAAGGTTAGTACCACGCTAACGAGAAATAATGACGGAGAAACACTTTTTATCGGGGAAAACtaactctaaaaaaaaaaacctgttcGTACCTTCAGgtgtaaaaacacaaagaaagaaacgGAGACGAAGCTCTtcttcgtcgtcgtcgtcatcctcctcctcctccacctcatcGTCGTCGTCCAGTGACGAAAAAACgaagagaaagagaacaaAGAagtcaaagaagaagaaggccaAGCTGAAAAAGCGCcgtaaaaaggaaaagaagaaaaagaagaaattaaaaacGAGGAAagtggaggagaaggaggtgaagaaagaggaggcggaggagaagAACAGTAGAAAGCAGCACGTGGACGCTATACAGAAGAGGCTGATGCAGCTTGCAGAGCCGTTAAGCACCCCTCCACCCAaaccttcttcttctctggAGCTCTGGCAGAGTGACGATGGCGGCGTGGAGCTCGGGCCAGGTGACCCACAACAATACAACTCCATTATTTTGTTGCAAGCAGTGTTGGTAAAGTACATTTTCGACACGAACTCGTTCAAAGTTCAGTtcacaaatttgaaaatgaacttGTTCAGGTCACAGTTCGTAATTTGTTTTAGACAATGCAATTGTTTGTCGCTATGTAGAATTAAGGGCACTGAATGAAAtcaatttttttgtccaatttgCAAAGTGTCACGGAACTCGCGTTCAATCGGTAATAATTCCTTTCGGAACGGACTCATTCTGTTGCTATTCAGAATTCAGGGAGCGCCATGTTTAATCTCTTATGTTTTACAGTTATGACGGACGAGCAGAAGTCCCGGCTGGCCACCAGGAGGCCTTTGACCAAAGAGGAATACGACGCCCGGCAGAGCGTCATCCGCAGAGTGGTAGACCCTGAAACGGGCCGCACTAGGTGAGTCGTTGGTTGTTGTTAGCCTCTGAACTTTGATAACAGAAGGTTGCTGTTATGTGTACTCTTTCAGACTGGTGCGAGGTGAGGGCGAGATCATCGAAGAGATCGTCAGCAAGGAGAAACACAAAGACATCAACAAGGtaagacaaacaaaatctACAATAACTGTAGAAATGACATATTCTTTTGTCattgtgattttttgttttttacccaCGAAGCAAGCCACCAAGGGAGATGGGAATTCCTTCCAGAGAGTGCTCGGACTCAacagataaaacaaaacaaacatgacgTTTTGATGTATTTCTCTTGTTTATACACTGCATTAGAAAACACGGGAATATGGATAAAGCCGTTTTAcccatcaacacacacacacacttcgtTTTTTACTGTACATTAAAGCCGTTTTCATTGATGATCGTTTCCGAAAAAGCTTGCATTGTGGAATTTGCCTCGCCATCTGTTGAACACTTTATACAAACTTACGGAATACTTCAAATAAAAGCGCATCAGTTCCAGGAAATGAATTAGCTCAGTTCcacagtttgtttgttttttgtctgaaaATCAAGCAAATGGACTAGAACAACATttagatgaaaataaatgatcaaaaaaaacaaatcatacgTAAACCGAAGTTCCACTATCCTCCTTCGTTGCCTCATTTGAGAGTGCCCATTTGTATGGCTTATTTAATATCTCATCTTATAAAATGGCCGGGCAAATTCATTTACTGTCAGGGgcgatttttttgtttataaagTCCTccagatattaaaaaaatattctgtagCAGTGTTAGATGGCAGTGTCAAGAATAAAGTCATACAATTATGAGAAATGTcacgttttcaaaataagtcatttgtttttatgtcccAATACACACTCTGAACTCCGTCTCGGCAAGGTCATAAGATTTGGGCTAATCCTCACTTCGacgtgtgtttgcatgtggtGTAACAAATATTGCACATTTCCCCTGGCATGTTGGTCCATTGCAGCCATGCTGGGTCGTCCCCCATTTCATTGTTCTCATTATTATACATCttttatgttgttttaaaatgtggaCATGACATTTTGTACACTCATTTACAAACACATTCAACACCTCCTGTACAGCGTGCGGGACAAAGCCACTTCCCAGAGTTCCAAAACAGCTTTTAACAAAGGttacaatataataataataataataaatagaacACGAGTGTGATTGGCAAGAAAACAATAgtcattataataataatgaactaAAAACATAACAATCGTGTGCCAGGCCACACTAACACCAAGAATGAAAAAGAAGTTTTTGCTCCACTGAAATCAACAGCAAATTACAAAAGTGAAGAGTAAAGAAGACCTGAGCGGAGCAGACAGCACTTGTGCAGAACAAGAGTCCTCTTTAGAATCTATATCACAAGAGTAATGTACAAACATTGTGGCTGGAGGCATCCAAACCCATGACATGGTTCCCTCTCGGCTATGAGAACTTTGGCACATTAAGTTTTTCAGCAGGTTCACCTCAGAATATTCGTGGAGTCACGGCACATATTTTCAAGAAAAGTTAGATATTTTCCAGAAAATAGtcgatcattttttttttctagtttgtgattttgaaaaaataaagtccaagacattcaagaaaaaaaatattttccagaaGAAAAGGTTGTGTTTGAGATAAAAAGCGGAAATAAAATCTAATTTTATgagattaaaatattttttggactaTTTTTTGGATTTAAATAGTCTTAATCTATTAATCATTTCCAGAAAATTTTGAGTActtttgggaaaacaaaatacaagtttcaagttgtatttttaagCAAAACACTGAAAGCTGACTAtattcctggaaaaaaaattttagattaaaaaatcacttttctttcccaaatgttttttctcataAAATGACCTCTTTTTCcggaaaatatttcaaagtatTCAGATAATATTACAATTTAAATCTCAGaaagtgtgatttttttttgttccctcaGTGCAGCCCAAACATGTAAAAATGTGAGCGGGTTGTCATGCAGTTAAAGGGTCAGAATTGATTTCCTTGACGTGACAAGGATTTTTGTGGTGGAAAAAGGGTACAGCAAATCCAGTTTTCATCTCTGAATCTATTCCACTATAAGTCTGTGTTGTGCTTGCAAGTTCGGAGCATAATTTTACAGCATTTTGGACCCagtggcataaaaaaaaaaagaaagaaaattcatGATTGATGCGCCAAACCTGAAAGAGGTATAGTAATTCCTCGCATGtggagtgtttttcttttggctcTTTCCATACGATGTCAAACGACGGCGCTGAAGTACTGTCCAAAGAAGATTTGGTGTTGAAGTGATGCGTCTCCACTTGGATGAGTTTTGTATGGTTGGGGAGCTAAATTTAGCCTGGGTGCTAGTGGAGAGTTTGTGGTATGTTCACACAGACCAAATCGTCTGTAAGCCATTTCTTTTGATGGGTACA is drawn from Syngnathus acus chromosome 9, fSynAcu1.2, whole genome shotgun sequence and contains these coding sequences:
- the arl6ip4 gene encoding ADP-ribosylation factor-like protein 6-interacting protein 4 — protein: MDRSRSPKRNSKVEKNDKEKKKRRSRASSSSSSSSRSRSKSKKKSHKSQGVKTQRKKRRRSSSSSSSSSSSSSTSSSSSSDEKTKRKRTKKSKKKKAKLKKRRKKEKKKKKKLKTRKVEEKEVKKEEAEEKNSRKQHVDAIQKRLMQLAEPLSTPPPKPSSSLELWQSDDGGVELGPVMTDEQKSRLATRRPLTKEEYDARQSVIRRVVDPETGRTRLVRGEGEIIEEIVSKEKHKDINKQATKGDGNSFQRVLGLNR